From a region of the Corallococcus coralloides DSM 2259 genome:
- a CDS encoding DUSAM domain-containing protein: MNPPDWSPLLDLARHVLREDAPLTLSDDVRALLLQTAAEVAVSDAASALQTDAGALALLRECARRITDGSNRLTDALHRMWKLQRQGDWDGARQEMRDVLAVEVVPFYRDLATEQLDGMNEDP; encoded by the coding sequence ATGAACCCACCCGACTGGAGTCCGCTCCTCGACCTTGCACGGCATGTCCTTCGCGAGGATGCACCGCTGACCCTGAGTGACGACGTGCGCGCGCTCCTGCTCCAGACCGCCGCCGAAGTGGCCGTCTCCGACGCCGCATCAGCGCTCCAGACGGACGCCGGAGCCCTTGCGCTCCTGCGCGAGTGCGCCCGCCGCATCACCGACGGGTCCAATCGCCTGACAGACGCACTGCACCGGATGTGGAAGCTCCAGCGCCAGGGAGATTGGGACGGCGCGCGACAGGAAATGCGCGATGTGCTCGCCGTCGAGGTCGTACCCTTCTACCGCGACCTTGCGACGGAGCAGCTTGACGGCATGAACGAGGACCCTTGA
- the sugE gene encoding quaternary ammonium compound efflux SMR transporter SugE, which produces MSSSWILLIIAGLLEVCWTLGLKYTQGFTRPLPSVLTVAAIIASMGLLGIAVKQLPIGTAYAVWVGIGAAGAAIAGMVLFHEPATPSRLFFLVLMIVAIIGLKVTSGTH; this is translated from the coding sequence ATGTCGTCGTCTTGGATCCTCCTCATCATCGCCGGCCTGCTCGAAGTCTGCTGGACGCTGGGCCTCAAGTACACGCAGGGCTTCACCCGGCCGCTGCCCAGCGTGCTCACGGTGGCGGCCATCATCGCGAGCATGGGCCTCCTGGGCATCGCGGTGAAGCAACTCCCCATCGGCACGGCCTACGCGGTCTGGGTGGGCATCGGCGCGGCCGGTGCGGCCATCGCGGGCATGGTGCTCTTCCATGAGCCCGCCACGCCCTCGCGCCTGTTCTTCCTGGTGCTGATGATCGTCGCGATCATCGGGCTGAAGGTCACCAGCGGAACGCACTGA